A part of Mycolicibacterium sp. TUM20985 genomic DNA contains:
- a CDS encoding excalibur calcium-binding domain-containing protein, whose protein sequence is MLTKFAVAALLASAVAVGVAPLAAADGPYKNCTAAHQDGRWDIPDSDPDYWSGGDRDGDGIACES, encoded by the coding sequence ATGTTGACGAAGTTTGCCGTTGCTGCATTGCTGGCCAGTGCCGTCGCCGTCGGGGTCGCGCCACTGGCCGCCGCCGATGGGCCCTACAAGAACTGCACGGCCGCTCATCAGGACGGTCGGTGGGACATCCCGGACAGTGACCCGGACTACTGGTCGGGCGGGGATCGCGACGGCGACGG